The proteins below are encoded in one region of Paenibacillus sp. YYML68:
- a CDS encoding sensor domain-containing diguanylate cyclase, which translates to MKLRLITAFAIMSSGFYFFYFVRKSYSGRSLSQHLIALIPLVGIVPLLVPIPMLELHHPGTAYQRERPFSPLYGYLIVVIIAYTLSWFLFHITRAYRQAKKRQFSRQELQRLKLIMIGSILVGPWVLLSELLIKPMFVNNPLFPYSVFTSYCVVMFAFFLRVAMVNYDFLSTASKRYELLFSSSTDAIFLLNDRLELVEMNSSAKQLLALTGDHAWKGKPVFHYVTIHDQEIVQRIMSALSSTEPLHMQAQLDNHKGETYDIEFSSAYIDVEGRTWTYFTVKDLSGQKEYERKLYELAYQDSLTGLVNRRRLYEVLGDQLQAHEKEQTAGFAVLLIDLDQFKWVNDTYGHSTGDELLQRVADRLRDTAPEHCTLARMGGDEFLLLLPHDGHEQAAEQLAARLVSALNKPMSLKQTKAQISASIGICNVRQGDSLELEDLIRYADIAMYEAKANGKNGYCLFDGQPIRE; encoded by the coding sequence ATGAAGCTGCGATTAATTACCGCCTTCGCTATTATGTCGAGCGGCTTTTATTTTTTTTACTTCGTGCGCAAGTCTTATTCCGGTCGTTCATTGTCCCAGCATCTCATCGCGCTCATCCCGCTCGTTGGCATCGTTCCGCTGCTCGTACCTATTCCCATGCTGGAATTGCACCATCCCGGTACCGCTTACCAGCGTGAGCGACCATTCAGCCCGCTCTATGGGTATCTGATCGTCGTGATTATCGCCTATACGCTGTCTTGGTTCCTCTTCCATATTACGCGCGCCTATCGACAGGCGAAGAAGCGGCAATTCAGCAGGCAAGAGCTGCAGCGTCTTAAGCTGATCATGATCGGCAGCATCCTCGTCGGTCCTTGGGTACTGTTGTCCGAACTGCTCATCAAGCCTATGTTCGTCAACAATCCACTATTCCCGTACTCTGTATTCACTTCATATTGCGTCGTCATGTTCGCCTTCTTCCTGCGAGTCGCCATGGTCAATTACGACTTCCTATCTACCGCCTCCAAGCGGTATGAGCTGTTGTTCAGCTCCTCAACCGACGCTATCTTCCTTCTGAATGACAGGCTGGAGCTTGTCGAGATGAACTCGAGCGCGAAGCAGCTGCTGGCATTGACTGGAGATCATGCATGGAAAGGAAAGCCCGTCTTCCATTACGTCACCATTCACGATCAAGAGATCGTGCAACGTATTATGTCGGCGTTATCCAGCACGGAGCCGTTGCATATGCAGGCTCAGCTGGACAATCACAAGGGCGAGACGTACGACATCGAATTCAGCTCCGCTTACATCGATGTAGAGGGACGGACATGGACGTATTTTACCGTTAAGGATCTGAGTGGGCAGAAGGAATATGAACGCAAGCTGTACGAGCTCGCTTATCAGGATTCATTGACAGGTCTTGTCAACCGCAGACGATTGTACGAGGTGCTGGGCGATCAGCTGCAGGCCCATGAGAAGGAACAGACCGCCGGCTTCGCTGTGCTCTTGATCGACCTGGATCAATTCAAGTGGGTCAACGATACGTACGGGCACTCGACTGGCGATGAGCTGCTGCAGCGTGTAGCTGATCGACTGCGGGACACTGCTCCCGAGCATTGTACGCTCGCTCGCATGGGTGGAGACGAATTTCTACTGCTGCTGCCGCACGACGGTCATGAGCAGGCGGCCGAGCAGCTGGCTGCCCGACTTGTATCCGCCTTGAATAAGCCCATGTCGCTTAAGCAGACGAAGGCGCAGATCTCGGCCAGCATCGGCATATGCAATGTGCGGCAAGGAGACTCGCTGGAGCTGGAGGATCTGATCCGCTATGCGGATATCGCGATGTACGAAGCGAAGGCGAACGGGAAGAACGGCTATTGCTTGTTCGATGGGCAGCCGATTCGGGAATAG
- a CDS encoding methyl-accepting chemotaxis protein: MQTIVTINQLAILSTIQEHLAMIVFDTQGHVIWVNENFAIPMGYTKDELLSMHHSKFCLPEFASSQAYQDLWAGLRQGKAFQDKIVRLTKNGNTISLEASYMPVYEDDRVEAIVKVATDITEREQLLQHSTSELMAMVQEMTANTDDVLDSSQRIVKDMNTLNAESGKVSAHIHSVQSIISVVKDIASQSHLLGLNAAIEAARAGEHGRGFEVVAVEVRKMADSSKQSAEEMSAQLNEVTHSVISMTKRIDDVTKKISVNSQAISELKKAYDHIAVTTDHLASNI; encoded by the coding sequence GTGCAAACTATTGTAACAATCAACCAATTAGCCATTCTATCAACTATTCAAGAACATCTTGCTATGATTGTTTTTGATACACAAGGGCATGTCATATGGGTAAATGAGAATTTTGCTATTCCTATGGGCTACACAAAGGATGAACTGTTAAGCATGCATCATAGCAAGTTCTGTTTGCCGGAGTTCGCCTCAAGTCAGGCTTATCAAGACCTTTGGGCGGGGTTACGTCAGGGGAAGGCTTTCCAGGACAAGATTGTACGGCTCACAAAAAACGGAAACACTATATCTTTAGAGGCTAGCTACATGCCGGTATATGAAGATGACCGTGTAGAAGCAATCGTCAAAGTAGCAACTGACATTACCGAGCGTGAGCAGCTTCTTCAGCATAGCACCTCGGAGCTTATGGCGATGGTGCAGGAAATGACCGCGAATACAGATGACGTATTGGATTCATCCCAGCGTATAGTGAAGGATATGAATACATTAAACGCTGAATCGGGAAAAGTGAGCGCTCATATTCACAGTGTTCAGTCTATAATCTCTGTAGTAAAAGACATCGCTTCCCAATCCCACTTACTCGGACTTAATGCAGCAATCGAAGCTGCAAGAGCTGGTGAGCATGGTCGAGGCTTCGAGGTTGTTGCAGTTGAAGTTAGAAAAATGGCAGACTCCAGTAAACAATCAGCAGAGGAGATGTCTGCTCAATTAAATGAAGTAACCCATTCTGTTATTTCGATGACAAAACGTATAGACGATGTAACGAAGAAGATTTCGGTGAACTCACAAGCGATTAGTGAGCTGAAGAAAGCCTACGATCATATCGCAGTTACGACGGATCACTTAGCTTCCAATATTTGA
- a CDS encoding sporulation protein YjcZ: protein MAYAGAGVGAGVGAGAGMWTSTGAILVLFILLVIVSRTVLV, encoded by the coding sequence ATGGCATATGCAGGTGCAGGTGTAGGTGCTGGAGTAGGTGCGGGTGCAGGTATGTGGACGTCGACAGGTGCGATCCTGGTATTGTTCATCCTGCTGGTTATCGTCTCCCGTACGGTATTGGTGTAA
- the pckA gene encoding phosphoenolpyruvate carboxykinase (ATP), with amino-acid sequence MSLRHANGLTLDHIIRSDRASIQLSVPQLIEAALYRREGSLTDSGALQVTTGTYTGRSPKDKYIVRDSITASHVAWGSTNQPMTTEQFGRLYRKALQYLEQRELFVFDGYAGADAAYRLPVRVVSEYAWHNLFAQQLFIKPMQEELRSHKPAFTVISAPGFKADPAEDGTNSEVVVAISFEERVVLIGGTEYAGEMKKSIFSVLNYLLPFQDVFPMHCSANIGADGDTALFFGLSGTGKTTLSADPNRSLIGDDEHGWSPQGVFNFEGGCYAKCADLAPEKEPEIWQAIRFGTVLENVVLDSKTHVPDYADKTLTENTRAAYPIDFIPNAMIPGVGGHPKTIIFLTADASGVLPPIARLTKEQAMYYFLSGYTSKLAGTERGVTQPVATFSTCFGAPFLPLQPTVYAELLGQRLDEHRAQVYLVNTGWTSGPYGTGSRMKLSYTRAMVKAALAGALADVTVTADPIFGVLVPDYIPGVPNEVLVPRHTWPDAKAYEAAAQELAQQFSRNFEKFSDVADNIRAAGPRVSG; translated from the coding sequence ATGAGCTTGAGGCATGCTAACGGATTGACGCTGGATCACATCATTCGCTCGGACCGTGCTTCTATTCAGCTAAGCGTTCCGCAGTTGATCGAGGCCGCCTTGTATCGTCGGGAAGGAAGCTTAACCGATTCCGGTGCGCTTCAAGTGACGACGGGTACCTATACCGGACGCTCTCCTAAGGATAAATACATCGTTCGTGACTCGATAACAGCATCTCATGTCGCATGGGGAAGCACGAATCAGCCGATGACGACGGAGCAATTCGGACGGTTATATCGGAAAGCGCTTCAATATTTGGAGCAGCGGGAGCTGTTCGTATTCGACGGCTATGCCGGAGCCGATGCCGCCTATAGGCTGCCGGTCCGCGTCGTGAGTGAATATGCGTGGCACAATCTGTTCGCGCAGCAGCTGTTCATTAAGCCGATGCAGGAGGAACTCCGCTCGCACAAGCCTGCGTTCACGGTTATATCCGCTCCCGGCTTCAAGGCGGACCCGGCAGAGGACGGAACGAACTCGGAGGTCGTCGTGGCGATCTCGTTCGAGGAGCGGGTGGTGCTGATCGGCGGCACGGAATATGCGGGCGAGATGAAGAAATCGATATTCAGCGTGTTGAACTATTTGCTACCGTTCCAGGACGTCTTCCCGATGCACTGCTCGGCGAATATCGGAGCGGATGGTGACACGGCGTTGTTCTTCGGCTTGTCAGGCACAGGGAAGACGACGCTGTCGGCCGACCCGAACCGGAGCCTGATCGGGGATGACGAGCACGGCTGGTCACCGCAGGGCGTATTCAACTTCGAGGGAGGCTGCTACGCGAAGTGCGCCGACCTAGCGCCTGAGAAGGAGCCCGAGATCTGGCAGGCGATTCGGTTCGGCACCGTGCTCGAGAACGTCGTGCTGGATAGCAAGACGCACGTACCGGATTATGCTGACAAGACGTTGACGGAGAATACGCGCGCAGCGTATCCGATCGACTTCATTCCGAACGCGATGATTCCCGGCGTAGGCGGTCATCCGAAGACGATTATCTTCCTCACTGCTGACGCGTCGGGGGTGCTGCCCCCGATCGCAAGGCTGACGAAGGAGCAGGCGATGTACTACTTCTTGTCTGGCTATACGTCGAAGCTCGCTGGCACTGAGCGCGGGGTGACGCAGCCGGTAGCCACGTTCTCGACCTGCTTCGGAGCGCCGTTCCTGCCGCTTCAGCCGACCGTCTATGCGGAGCTGCTCGGTCAGCGTCTTGATGAGCATCGCGCGCAGGTGTATCTGGTAAACACTGGCTGGACGAGTGGTCCCTATGGCACGGGCAGCCGTATGAAGCTCAGCTACACGCGGGCGATGGTGAAGGCTGCGCTGGCTGGAGCTCTGGCGGATGTGACCGTGACAGCCGACCCGATCTTCGGCGTTCTCGTACCCGATTATATCCCGGGTGTACCGAATGAAGTGCTCGTCCCGCGCCATACGTGGCCGGATGCCAAGGCGTATGAGGCGGCGGCTCAAGAGCTGGCCCAGCAGTTCAGCCGCAACTTCGAGAAGTTCTCAGACGTGGCTGACAATATTCGGGCGGCCGGGCCGAGGGTGAGTGGGTAG
- a CDS encoding ATP-dependent helicase codes for MDHFLERKKQELGVSLNDVQKQAVLQTEGPLLLLASPGSGKTTTLIMRIGALIEVKGIHPSRIKAVTFSRAAASDMKARYERFFPQLPPVQFSTIHSLAYEVMREHYRRTGTAYQIIEGELDLEDQETIDWDANPPLHKKLILRKLFASITGDTITDDQMDELTTYISYVKNKLLPRDRWELVPCSVPHAVRILDEYEAYKRSGTANLLIDFDDMLTIGHTVLEEQPELLRKYQRRYDYVLTDESQDTSLVQHAIIEKLARQHGNLCVVADDDQSIYSWRGAEPSYLLEFKQVYPQATILYMEQNYRSTQDIVHVAAQFIKRNQDRYDKSMFTLNGKHEPISIRSLADYKLQAKYVVQQIQKCSRLSEIAVLYRNNSSSIGLMNEFDRAGIPFYMKDADNRFFSHWVVEDILNFMRMTFTDKRTELLEKIHLKLSGYISKQQMAAVKQIQNNESVFDNLLQHVKLHDYQVKLIEECRDTLREMKGMPPQQAIKVIRSRLGYEKAIEKMCDRLGFRKEYLIGILNTLEEIADSLATMEDFAARLKYLESVLRGARHRKGQNAVTFSTLHSAKGLEFEQVYMIDLIDGILPSKDDVKAKESKALLEEATRLFYVGMTRAKKCLELITYSQRDGEKTVESEFVADVRRIMNPEPKSQTSLKSRQVFSKESVQRNPNAIRELAELAPGKRVKHRVFGIGSIEKRTVDRVYVQFPAGVKVLLIETCLEMGLLESAETDVSSMAVSG; via the coding sequence ATGGATCATTTTTTGGAACGGAAAAAGCAGGAGCTCGGCGTTAGCCTTAATGATGTGCAGAAGCAGGCGGTGCTGCAGACCGAAGGACCGCTGCTGCTGCTCGCTTCCCCCGGCTCGGGGAAGACGACGACGCTGATCATGCGCATCGGCGCCTTGATCGAGGTGAAGGGAATACACCCTTCGCGCATTAAGGCGGTGACGTTCAGCCGGGCTGCGGCCTCAGATATGAAGGCGCGATACGAGCGCTTCTTCCCGCAGCTGCCACCTGTGCAGTTCTCGACGATACATAGTCTGGCGTATGAGGTGATGCGTGAGCATTACCGCCGGACGGGGACGGCCTATCAGATCATTGAGGGGGAGCTGGACCTCGAGGATCAGGAGACGATCGACTGGGATGCGAATCCGCCCTTGCACAAGAAGCTTATTCTACGTAAGCTGTTCGCCTCGATCACTGGAGATACCATCACCGATGATCAGATGGACGAGCTGACGACCTATATCAGCTATGTGAAAAATAAACTGCTGCCACGCGATCGCTGGGAGCTCGTCCCGTGCAGCGTCCCGCATGCGGTGCGCATTCTAGATGAATATGAGGCGTACAAGCGTTCGGGAACTGCGAACCTGCTCATCGACTTCGACGATATGCTGACGATCGGCCATACGGTGTTGGAGGAGCAGCCGGAGCTGCTGCGCAAATACCAGCGCAGGTACGATTATGTGCTGACCGACGAGAGTCAGGATACGTCGCTCGTGCAGCATGCGATCATCGAGAAGCTCGCGCGGCAGCACGGCAACCTGTGCGTCGTGGCCGATGACGACCAGTCGATCTACAGCTGGCGCGGTGCCGAGCCGTCCTACTTGCTCGAGTTCAAGCAGGTGTACCCGCAGGCGACGATCCTCTATATGGAGCAGAATTACCGCTCGACCCAAGACATCGTACACGTCGCGGCGCAGTTCATCAAGCGCAATCAGGATCGGTACGATAAGAGCATGTTCACGCTGAATGGCAAGCACGAGCCGATATCGATTCGGAGCTTGGCCGATTACAAGCTGCAGGCGAAGTATGTGGTGCAGCAGATTCAGAAGTGCAGCAGGCTGTCGGAGATCGCGGTGCTGTATCGGAACAATTCGTCGTCGATCGGATTGATGAACGAATTTGATCGCGCGGGCATTCCCTTCTATATGAAGGATGCGGATAACCGGTTTTTCTCCCACTGGGTGGTGGAGGACATCTTGAACTTCATGCGGATGACGTTCACGGATAAGCGGACAGAGCTGCTGGAGAAAATTCATCTGAAGCTGAGCGGTTACATTAGCAAGCAGCAGATGGCGGCGGTCAAGCAGATTCAGAACAATGAGTCGGTGTTCGACAACCTGCTGCAGCATGTGAAGCTGCACGATTACCAGGTGAAGCTGATCGAGGAGTGTCGAGATACGCTGCGCGAGATGAAGGGGATGCCGCCACAGCAGGCGATCAAGGTGATTCGCAGCCGACTCGGCTACGAGAAGGCGATCGAGAAGATGTGCGACCGTCTCGGCTTCCGCAAGGAGTACCTGATCGGCATACTGAACACGCTGGAGGAGATTGCGGATTCACTTGCGACGATGGAGGATTTTGCCGCGAGGCTGAAATATCTGGAGTCTGTGCTGCGGGGAGCGAGACATCGTAAGGGGCAGAACGCGGTGACGTTCTCAACGCTCCATAGTGCGAAGGGGCTGGAGTTCGAGCAGGTGTATATGATAGATCTGATCGACGGCATCCTGCCGTCCAAGGACGATGTGAAGGCGAAGGAGAGCAAGGCGCTGCTCGAGGAGGCCACTCGGCTGTTCTATGTCGGCATGACGCGTGCGAAGAAGTGTCTCGAGCTGATCACGTACAGCCAGCGCGATGGGGAGAAGACGGTGGAGTCCGAGTTCGTCGCGGATGTGCGCCGTATTATGAATCCAGAGCCGAAGTCACAGACGAGTCTGAAATCGAGGCAAGTGTTTAGCAAGGAGTCTGTTCAGCGTAACCCGAATGCGATACGCGAGCTCGCCGAGCTGGCGCCGGGCAAGCGGGTGAAGCATCGCGTATTCGGGATCGGCTCGATTGAGAAGCGTACCGTGGACCGGGTGTATGTGCAGTTTCCTGCCGGGGTGAAGGTGCTGCTCATCGAGACGTGTCTGGAGATGGGGCTGCTCGAGTCTGCTGAGACGGACGTGTCATCAATGGCTGTGTCAGGTTGA
- a CDS encoding EAL domain-containing protein translates to MAKRTIGILTPLIEGFYFNGMLQGIYQAAAELRTDLIVFRTCHNNNEIEYNRYLAFDRIDGWIIILNAVQEPAYKKHIEQTGKPVICTPDDLGIQSAVTYTVSNEQGGYEATLHMLAHGHRDIAFVYSTSNEESVLRYQGYLRALEEHGIPINPNLIYQTPNLWEKHGEALASQMKERGLCFTACIVSSDMMAIGILQSFNTFGIRVPEDVALFSFDNTEYAKRFSLSSVAQPLFSRGQCMLQHLVSQIEHPEPPSTYTIVQPIQLVTRRSCGCQPEEPSPDMETLYHENLKVVEYLTDIVRRNQNIGHNLIQVNNDTLRSLDWLTYTTYTWGCVALWTRDGRLVVDNVYSTKPHPMLVIGDVYEELAFPPPMLHELLQDGEMMTIQSLKTANRDIGFLVLIGDFFDVQLTRSLGPFVHSITHPINLLAYALEREMLHEEARERENRLEIVSNTTNDGIFDWDLTTGRMVWNKQIHHILQREELEMGADEFIERVHPDDVPALCDALQNHYEHGAPFQIEFRMLKNETEQIWIQAAGEAIKDSHDTPFRMIGSIVDITARKRAEEQIHRMAYTDTLTQLANRRFIYERIAELTMKEERAALIMLDLDRFKVINDSMGHLVGDELLRQVASLLQTAAGPSEIVARLGGDEFIIVCTRLDNAQHPEQLATRILRALNAPQEINGHTVYATPSMGICFYPEHGNNREQLIQNADLAMYQAKEAGKNRYRIYHPSMSLNSMQKLTMESCLHGALEAKQFELHYQPQIDMHTNAIVGIEALIRWVSPVFGRVSPLDFIPLAEETRLIIPISEWIVRRACEDTKLLLEQGFGALKISVNISALHLAEPHFADSISTIVQQTGLAPEQLCLEITERIAVQQWSTSAEQLNALRQLGIRIALDDFGIGNSSLSFVKTLPLDMIKIDQMFVRDISHNEISRAIFTTIQNLIDDLKLDSCVEGIETDEQLEFAKKQRCHMAQGYYISRPMPYAELVEFLRGRG, encoded by the coding sequence ATGGCGAAACGGACAATTGGAATTTTGACCCCGCTGATAGAAGGTTTCTACTTTAACGGCATGCTGCAAGGTATATATCAAGCGGCTGCAGAGCTGCGCACCGATCTGATCGTATTCCGTACATGTCACAACAACAACGAAATTGAATACAATCGTTACTTGGCATTCGACCGCATAGATGGCTGGATCATCATATTGAATGCCGTGCAGGAACCCGCTTACAAGAAGCACATTGAACAAACAGGCAAGCCCGTCATATGCACACCGGATGACCTAGGCATACAATCCGCTGTTACGTATACCGTCAGTAACGAACAGGGCGGCTACGAGGCCACGTTACATATGCTTGCGCACGGGCACCGCGACATCGCCTTCGTATATAGCACCAGTAATGAGGAGAGCGTGCTGCGATACCAGGGCTACTTGCGCGCACTCGAGGAGCATGGCATTCCAATCAATCCTAATCTCATTTACCAAACGCCGAACCTATGGGAAAAGCACGGAGAGGCGCTAGCCAGTCAGATGAAGGAACGGGGACTGTGCTTCACTGCTTGTATCGTTAGCTCGGATATGATGGCGATCGGGATTTTGCAATCGTTCAACACATTCGGCATTCGAGTGCCTGAGGATGTAGCGCTATTCAGCTTCGATAACACCGAATATGCCAAGCGGTTCTCGCTCTCCTCCGTTGCGCAGCCATTGTTCTCGAGGGGCCAATGTATGCTGCAGCATCTAGTTAGCCAGATCGAACATCCGGAACCCCCCTCAACCTATACGATAGTCCAGCCGATTCAGCTTGTAACAAGGCGCTCCTGTGGGTGTCAGCCAGAAGAGCCGAGTCCAGATATGGAAACGCTTTACCATGAAAATCTGAAGGTTGTTGAATATTTAACCGATATTGTAAGGCGCAACCAAAACATCGGGCACAATCTGATTCAAGTTAACAATGATACATTGCGCAGTCTGGACTGGCTCACGTACACCACCTATACGTGGGGCTGCGTTGCATTGTGGACTCGTGACGGACGTCTTGTTGTCGATAACGTGTACAGCACGAAGCCGCACCCGATGCTAGTCATCGGGGACGTGTACGAGGAGCTTGCCTTCCCTCCTCCTATGCTGCATGAACTCCTTCAGGATGGGGAAATGATGACCATTCAATCGTTGAAGACGGCGAATCGTGACATTGGCTTCCTTGTGCTGATCGGGGACTTCTTCGATGTGCAGCTGACGCGAAGCCTCGGACCGTTCGTCCACTCCATCACACATCCAATCAACCTGCTCGCCTATGCACTGGAGAGGGAGATGCTGCATGAGGAAGCGCGCGAGCGAGAGAATCGTCTGGAAATTGTGTCCAACACGACCAATGACGGCATATTCGATTGGGATCTGACGACGGGGCGGATGGTGTGGAATAAGCAAATTCATCACATCCTGCAACGTGAGGAGCTCGAGATGGGCGCCGATGAATTCATCGAGCGTGTACACCCCGACGATGTTCCCGCGCTATGTGATGCATTGCAGAATCATTACGAGCACGGCGCGCCGTTCCAGATCGAGTTCCGCATGCTGAAGAACGAGACCGAGCAGATCTGGATTCAAGCGGCGGGCGAGGCGATCAAGGACTCGCACGATACACCTTTTCGCATGATCGGTTCAATCGTCGATATTACAGCCCGCAAGCGAGCAGAGGAGCAAATTCATCGGATGGCGTACACCGATACGCTTACGCAGCTGGCGAACCGCCGCTTCATCTACGAGCGCATCGCCGAGCTGACGATGAAGGAGGAACGCGCTGCCCTCATTATGCTCGACCTGGATCGATTCAAGGTGATCAACGACAGCATGGGGCATCTCGTCGGAGACGAGCTGCTGCGGCAGGTTGCGTCGCTCCTGCAGACGGCGGCGGGACCCTCAGAGATCGTGGCCCGACTGGGCGGCGACGAATTCATCATCGTCTGTACGAGACTCGACAATGCCCAGCACCCGGAGCAGCTGGCAACCCGCATCTTAAGGGCGCTCAATGCGCCGCAGGAGATTAATGGGCATACGGTGTACGCCACTCCGAGCATGGGGATCTGCTTCTACCCGGAGCATGGCAATAACCGTGAGCAGCTCATCCAGAACGCCGATCTGGCAATGTACCAAGCGAAGGAAGCAGGCAAAAACCGATACCGTATCTACCATCCGAGCATGAGCTTGAATTCGATGCAGAAGCTAACTATGGAGAGCTGCTTGCACGGCGCACTCGAGGCTAAGCAATTCGAGCTTCACTACCAGCCGCAAATCGATATGCATACGAATGCCATCGTCGGCATCGAAGCGCTGATCCGGTGGGTGTCGCCCGTGTTCGGACGTGTATCGCCGCTCGATTTCATTCCGCTTGCCGAGGAGACGCGGCTGATCATTCCGATCAGCGAATGGATCGTGCGCCGAGCGTGCGAGGACACGAAGCTGCTGCTGGAGCAAGGCTTCGGGGCGCTCAAGATTTCGGTTAACATATCCGCTCTGCACCTGGCCGAGCCACATTTCGCGGATAGCATCTCAACGATCGTGCAGCAGACCGGGCTAGCGCCAGAGCAGCTGTGCCTCGAGATTACCGAGCGGATAGCGGTCCAGCAGTGGAGCACGTCAGCCGAGCAGCTGAACGCCTTGCGCCAGCTCGGTATCCGCATCGCGCTCGACGACTTCGGCATCGGCAACTCGTCCTTATCGTTCGTCAAGACGCTGCCGCTCGATATGATTAAGATCGATCAGATGTTCGTGCGGGACATCTCGCACAACGAGATTAGCCGCGCCATCTTTACGACGATCCAGAACTTGATTGATGATCTGAAGCTGGATAGCTGTGTCGAAGGAATCGAGACCGACGAGCAGCTCGAGTTCGCGAAGAAGCAGCGCTGCCACATGGCGCAGGGGTATTACATCAGCCGGCCGATGCCTTATGCGGAGCTGGTGGAGTTTTTGCGGGGACGGGGGTAA